A region from the Candidatus Deferrimicrobiaceae bacterium genome encodes:
- a CDS encoding oligopeptide/dipeptide ABC transporter ATP-binding protein yields the protein MIRLNGPLLSLENLYKYFPVRKSFFSSESLPVRAIDGVSIGVPPGKTVGLVGESGCGKTTLGRVAIRLIPPDSGKVMFEGRDITTLSGEELRRTRRKMQIIFQDPYSSLNPRMRVRDIVGEGWLVHGIARGRDLRERAERLLQRVGVSPDAADKYPHEFSGGQRQRIGIARAIALSPKLIVADEPVSALDVSVQAQILNLLRDIQEEYGMAYLFISHDLRVIRHVSDVVAVMYLGKMMEVSPAPALFREPIHPYSRSLLSAVPMPGGAPREKIVLRGEIPSPIHIPPGCRFHTRCFMAEKMCEEVSPLLRESALGRFTACHFV from the coding sequence ATGATCCGGTTGAACGGGCCTCTCCTCTCCCTGGAGAACCTCTACAAGTATTTCCCGGTGCGGAAATCGTTCTTCTCCTCGGAGTCGCTGCCGGTGCGCGCGATCGACGGGGTGTCGATCGGGGTCCCCCCTGGAAAGACGGTGGGGCTGGTAGGGGAGTCGGGCTGCGGCAAGACGACGCTCGGGCGGGTGGCGATCCGACTGATTCCCCCCGATTCGGGGAAGGTGATGTTCGAGGGCAGGGACATCACGACCCTTTCGGGCGAGGAGCTCCGCCGGACCCGGAGGAAGATGCAGATCATCTTCCAGGACCCGTACTCCTCCCTCAATCCCAGGATGCGGGTTCGCGACATCGTCGGGGAGGGGTGGCTGGTCCACGGGATCGCCCGCGGCAGGGATCTCCGGGAGAGGGCCGAGCGTCTCCTCCAAAGGGTCGGGGTCTCTCCCGACGCCGCCGACAAGTACCCCCACGAGTTTTCCGGGGGACAGAGGCAGCGCATCGGGATCGCCCGGGCGATCGCCCTTTCCCCCAAGCTGATCGTCGCGGACGAGCCGGTGTCGGCCCTCGACGTCTCCGTGCAGGCGCAGATCCTGAACCTGCTGCGCGACATCCAGGAAGAGTACGGGATGGCCTACCTGTTCATCTCCCACGACCTGCGGGTGATCCGCCACGTGAGCGACGTCGTCGCCGTGATGTACCTGGGAAAGATGATGGAGGTTTCCCCCGCCCCCGCCCTGTTCCGCGAGCCGATCCACCCCTACTCGCGGAGCCTCCTCTCGGCGGTGCCGATGCCCGGGGGAGCGCCGCGGGAGAAGATCGTCCTCCGGGGGGAGATCCCGAGCCCCATCCACATCCCCCCCGGGTGCCGGTTCCACACCCGCTGCTTCATGGCGGAAAAGATGTGTGAGGAGGTATCCCCTCTCCTGCGCGAATCCGCCCTCGGGCGCTTCACCGCCTGCCACTTCGTGTAG
- a CDS encoding ATPase, T2SS/T4P/T4SS family, with translation MAPVRKRLGELLVETGLLSEENLTRALSEQRSRRQKLGDVIVALGMATEEEIAQALSLQLGIPLVDLANTPVEPEAIELIPEKVARKHLIVPITIDARDLHVAMADPLSFEAFEDVRFASGYTIKTGIATRSDILWAIDQHYHLGSSLSTIVQDIADERRVEIVQDSKETDAKDADDLRKKSEAAPIIRMVNLFVAEAVDQGASDIHVEPTKTTLQIRNRVDGGLRKSLELPKWVQGAVISRIKIMAKMDIAEKRLPQDGRIGIRVGSKSLDLRVSTMPMAYGEKVVIRILDSLTASISLESMGMAEGELRQVEELVLRPQGILLVTGPTGSGKTTTLYAALNKIKSVERNISTIEDPIEYENPGINQVAVQEKIGLTFASTLRSMLRQDPDVIMLGEMRDLDTTTIAMQAALTGHLVLSTIHTNSASATITRLRNLGVPSYLIASTIIGIVAQRLVRVICPKCRVREEPSKKDLQRVGLAKAKKEEVTFYRGEGCPACGGTGYRGRTGIYEIMPFHQQLRDLVMAKGSETDIRQLSVAKGMKTLGQAALDKVKAGVTTLSELYRVVETEEEFGAGCPHCGTSLGADFVLCPGCGHSLVSSCPGCGKMVSPHWKFCPYCRHDFPNKIRERSLA, from the coding sequence TTGGCACCCGTTCGGAAACGTCTCGGCGAACTGCTTGTGGAAACCGGACTTCTGTCCGAGGAGAACCTGACGCGCGCCCTGTCCGAGCAGCGCTCCCGGCGTCAGAAACTGGGAGACGTCATCGTCGCCCTGGGGATGGCCACCGAAGAGGAGATCGCCCAGGCCCTCTCCCTCCAGCTCGGGATCCCGCTGGTCGACCTCGCCAACACGCCCGTCGAGCCCGAGGCGATCGAACTGATCCCCGAGAAGGTCGCCCGGAAGCATCTGATCGTGCCGATCACGATCGATGCGCGCGACCTCCACGTCGCGATGGCGGATCCGCTGAGCTTCGAGGCGTTCGAGGACGTCCGGTTCGCCTCCGGCTACACCATCAAGACCGGAATCGCCACCCGCTCGGACATCCTCTGGGCGATCGACCAGCATTACCACCTGGGGTCATCCCTGAGCACCATCGTCCAGGACATCGCCGATGAGCGCAGGGTCGAGATCGTTCAGGACAGCAAGGAGACCGACGCGAAGGACGCCGACGACCTCCGGAAGAAGAGCGAGGCGGCCCCGATCATCCGGATGGTGAACCTCTTCGTCGCGGAAGCGGTCGACCAGGGGGCCTCGGACATCCATGTGGAGCCGACCAAGACGACCCTGCAAATCCGCAACCGGGTCGACGGGGGCCTCCGGAAGTCCCTCGAGTTGCCGAAGTGGGTGCAGGGGGCGGTCATCTCGCGGATCAAGATCATGGCGAAGATGGACATCGCGGAGAAAAGGCTTCCCCAGGACGGCAGGATCGGGATCCGTGTGGGATCGAAGAGCCTCGACCTGCGCGTGTCCACGATGCCCATGGCATACGGTGAAAAAGTGGTCATCCGGATTCTCGACTCGCTCACCGCGAGCATCTCTCTCGAGTCGATGGGAATGGCCGAGGGCGAACTCCGTCAGGTGGAGGAGCTGGTCCTCCGTCCGCAGGGGATCCTCCTCGTTACGGGGCCGACCGGGTCCGGCAAGACGACGACCCTCTACGCGGCGCTCAACAAGATCAAATCCGTGGAGCGGAACATCTCGACGATCGAGGATCCGATCGAATACGAGAACCCCGGGATCAACCAGGTGGCGGTCCAGGAGAAGATCGGCCTCACCTTCGCGTCGACCCTGCGCTCGATGCTCCGGCAAGACCCCGACGTCATCATGCTCGGGGAGATGCGCGACCTCGATACGACCACGATCGCGATGCAGGCGGCGCTGACGGGACATCTGGTCCTCTCGACGATTCACACCAACAGCGCGTCGGCGACCATCACCCGGCTGCGGAACCTCGGAGTCCCCTCCTATCTCATCGCCTCCACCATCATCGGCATCGTCGCCCAGCGGCTAGTGCGGGTCATCTGCCCGAAGTGCCGGGTCCGGGAAGAGCCGTCCAAAAAAGACCTCCAGCGGGTCGGCCTCGCGAAGGCGAAAAAAGAGGAAGTTACCTTCTATCGGGGAGAGGGGTGTCCTGCGTGCGGAGGGACCGGATACCGCGGGCGGACGGGGATTTACGAGATCATGCCGTTCCACCAGCAACTGCGCGACCTCGTGATGGCCAAGGGTTCGGAGACCGACATCCGCCAGCTCTCCGTGGCCAAGGGAATGAAGACGCTCGGCCAGGCGGCGCTCGACAAGGTGAAGGCCGGCGTGACGACCCTTTCGGAGCTGTACCGGGTCGTGGAAACCGAGGAGGAGTTCGGCGCCGGCTGCCCGCACTGCGGAACGTCGCTGGGGGCCGACTTCGTGCTCTGCCCGGGGTGCGGCCACTCCCTCGTCTCGAGCTGCCCGGGATGCGGGAAGATGGTCTCCCCGCACTGGAAGTTCTGCCCCTACTGCCGCCACGACTTCCCCAACAAGATCCGGGAGCGCTCGTTGGCCTAG
- a CDS encoding M23 family metallopeptidase, translated as MGEVRERFTFSVRFGPEGRSREFRIGRTGLIATAAVLGLFFVLMTQLIYDYRETLSKARELRSLRQRVSEQNLTLYNLYAKFESLETEVERIRTLDARVRSLVRINEEMRPGGRKDGGGPGIGGAETPESSASNRLDSLLDLRCDKLKESILVDGKNLEVLCEKLDARRTFLESLPSLWPARGLLASGFGVRLSPFTDTKVFHHGLDIDAPAGSPVKAAGGGKVVRCGFESLYGNIVGIDHGNGYRTFYAHLSERLVEAGDTVQKGDVIGKVGDSGRTTGPHLHYEVHVNDLPVNPIRFLN; from the coding sequence ATGGGAGAGGTGCGCGAGCGATTCACATTCTCCGTGCGGTTCGGTCCCGAGGGGCGGTCCCGGGAATTCCGGATCGGCCGCACGGGACTCATCGCGACCGCCGCAGTTCTCGGCCTGTTTTTCGTTCTCATGACGCAACTTATCTATGATTACAGGGAGACTCTTTCGAAGGCGAGGGAGCTTCGGAGCCTCAGGCAACGGGTGAGCGAGCAGAACCTGACTCTCTACAACCTCTACGCGAAATTCGAGAGCCTGGAGACCGAGGTCGAACGGATCCGGACCCTCGACGCCCGTGTCCGGTCGCTCGTCCGGATCAACGAGGAGATGCGACCCGGCGGGAGGAAGGACGGCGGGGGCCCGGGGATCGGAGGCGCGGAAACGCCCGAGTCCAGCGCATCGAACCGGCTGGACAGCCTCCTCGATCTGCGGTGCGACAAGCTGAAGGAGAGCATCCTGGTGGACGGGAAGAACCTCGAGGTCCTCTGCGAGAAACTCGACGCCCGTCGGACCTTCCTCGAGAGCCTTCCCTCCCTCTGGCCGGCCCGGGGATTGCTCGCGTCGGGGTTCGGCGTCCGGCTTTCGCCGTTCACCGACACCAAGGTCTTCCATCACGGACTCGACATCGACGCCCCGGCGGGGAGCCCGGTCAAGGCGGCCGGGGGGGGCAAGGTGGTCCGGTGCGGATTCGAGTCTCTTTACGGAAACATCGTGGGGATTGACCACGGGAACGGCTATCGGACGTTTTACGCTCACCTTTCGGAGCGTTTGGTCGAGGCGGGCGACACCGTGCAGAAGGGGGACGTGATCGGCAAGGTGGGGGATTCGGGGCGCACGACCGGCCCGCACCTCCACTATGAGGTACACGTGAACGACCTTCCCGTGAACCCGATCCGCTTCCTGAATTAG
- the secA gene encoding preprotein translocase subunit SecA, with amino-acid sequence MLANLFKKMFGTHNERVLDRIRSTVDRINSLEPSVTGLPDDRLAARTAEFRQRLEKEEPLEDLLPEVFATVREVGRRVLAMRHFDVQLVGGVVLHEGKIAEMRTGEGKTLAATLPIVLNALTGRGVHLVTVNDYLAKRDAEWMGAIYRFLGLSVGVIVHGMDDHERQAAYRCGVTYGTNNEFGFDYLRDNMKFRVEEMAQRELHYAIVDEVDSILVDEARTPLIISGPAEESTDKYARINSIIGFLKKEEDYNIDEKARSVMMTEDAGIPKIERLLSVDNLYDPRNIEILHHVNQALKAHVLFKRDVDYMVKDGQVVIVDEFTGRLMPGRRWSDGLHQAVEAKEGVKIENENQTLATITFQNYFRMFEKLAGMTGTADTEAVEFKQIYDLDVVVIPTNQPMVRDDLRDQIYRTEKEKFQAVHEEIRALHEADRPVLVGTVSIEKSERLSGILNRHGIPHNVLNAKHHEREAQIIAEAGQPGKVTIATNMAGRGVDIKLGEGVVGKGGLHIIGTERHESRRVDNQLRGRAGRQGDPGSSRFYLSLEDDLLRIFGSDRISPLMEKLGMEEGEPIEHNLVNKAVENAQKKVEAHNFDIRKHLLEYDDVMNKQRTVIYDMRREVLSGESQRDTVMEMAGEVAEDLADRFAEEKVHPEEWDLSALRDAAYSQFGFRLEFPESEVQGLTREKLASRIEEGAHSAYRKKEEEYGEDAMRYLERMFLLSTIDALWKDHLLSMDHLKEGIGLRGYAQKDPLKEYQREGFDMFSDLVFRIKAESLKRLYHVKVQREEEPQKIARQAPAPARRVNLSRGEISRAGVTTQRHASRKIGRNEPCPCGSGKKYKKCCGMGA; translated from the coding sequence ATGCTGGCAAATCTATTCAAAAAGATGTTCGGCACGCACAACGAGCGCGTGCTGGACCGGATCCGGTCGACCGTAGACCGGATCAACTCCCTCGAGCCCTCGGTGACGGGCCTTCCGGACGACCGTCTCGCGGCGCGCACGGCGGAGTTCCGTCAGCGGCTGGAGAAAGAAGAACCCCTGGAGGATCTCCTCCCCGAGGTTTTCGCCACCGTCCGCGAGGTGGGCAGGCGCGTGCTCGCCATGCGGCACTTCGACGTCCAGCTCGTGGGCGGCGTGGTGCTGCACGAGGGGAAGATCGCCGAGATGCGGACCGGCGAGGGGAAGACGCTGGCCGCCACCCTTCCCATCGTCCTGAACGCCCTGACGGGGCGCGGCGTGCATCTCGTCACCGTGAACGACTATCTGGCGAAGCGGGACGCGGAGTGGATGGGGGCGATCTACCGGTTCCTCGGTCTGTCCGTGGGGGTGATCGTACACGGGATGGACGACCACGAGCGCCAGGCCGCCTACCGGTGCGGCGTCACCTACGGGACGAACAACGAGTTCGGCTTCGACTACCTGCGCGACAACATGAAGTTTCGCGTGGAGGAGATGGCCCAGCGGGAACTTCACTACGCGATCGTGGACGAGGTCGACTCGATCCTGGTCGACGAGGCCCGGACCCCCCTCATCATCTCCGGACCGGCCGAGGAGTCGACGGACAAGTATGCCCGGATCAACTCGATCATCGGCTTCCTGAAGAAGGAGGAGGACTACAATATCGACGAGAAGGCGCGCAGCGTCATGATGACCGAGGACGCGGGGATCCCCAAGATCGAGCGCCTCCTTTCCGTGGACAACCTCTACGATCCGCGCAACATCGAGATCCTCCACCACGTGAACCAGGCCCTGAAGGCCCACGTCCTCTTCAAGCGCGACGTCGACTACATGGTGAAGGACGGCCAGGTGGTCATCGTCGACGAGTTCACGGGGCGGCTGATGCCGGGGCGCCGCTGGTCGGACGGTCTGCACCAGGCCGTCGAGGCCAAAGAGGGCGTCAAGATCGAGAACGAGAACCAGACCCTCGCCACGATCACCTTCCAGAACTACTTCCGGATGTTCGAGAAGCTCGCGGGGATGACCGGCACCGCCGACACGGAGGCTGTGGAGTTCAAGCAGATCTACGACCTCGACGTGGTGGTCATCCCCACGAACCAGCCGATGGTCCGGGACGACCTCCGGGACCAGATCTACCGCACCGAGAAAGAGAAGTTCCAGGCCGTCCATGAGGAAATCCGGGCCCTTCACGAGGCGGATCGTCCGGTCCTCGTCGGGACGGTCTCCATCGAGAAGTCGGAGCGGCTGTCCGGCATCCTCAACCGTCACGGCATCCCCCACAACGTCCTGAACGCCAAGCACCACGAGCGCGAGGCGCAGATCATCGCCGAGGCGGGCCAGCCCGGCAAGGTGACGATCGCCACGAACATGGCCGGGCGCGGCGTGGACATCAAGCTCGGCGAAGGCGTGGTGGGGAAGGGCGGTCTCCACATCATCGGCACCGAGCGGCACGAGTCCCGGCGGGTGGACAACCAGCTCCGCGGCCGCGCGGGGCGCCAGGGGGACCCCGGGTCGTCCCGTTTCTACCTGTCCCTCGAGGACGACCTCCTCCGGATCTTCGGTTCGGACCGGATCTCTCCCCTCATGGAGAAGCTCGGGATGGAGGAGGGGGAGCCGATCGAGCACAACCTCGTCAACAAGGCGGTCGAAAACGCGCAGAAGAAGGTCGAGGCCCACAACTTCGACATTCGGAAGCACCTCCTCGAATACGACGATGTGATGAACAAGCAGCGCACGGTCATTTACGACATGCGCCGGGAGGTATTGTCGGGGGAATCGCAGCGGGACACGGTGATGGAGATGGCGGGAGAGGTCGCCGAGGACCTCGCCGACCGTTTTGCGGAGGAGAAGGTGCATCCGGAGGAGTGGGACCTCTCCGCCCTTCGGGACGCCGCCTACTCCCAGTTCGGATTCCGGCTCGAATTCCCGGAAAGCGAGGTGCAGGGGCTGACCCGGGAGAAGCTCGCGTCCCGGATCGAGGAGGGGGCCCATTCCGCCTACCGGAAGAAGGAGGAGGAGTACGGCGAGGATGCGATGCGCTACCTCGAGCGGATGTTCCTCCTTTCGACGATCGATGCGCTGTGGAAAGACCACCTCCTCTCGATGGATCACCTCAAGGAGGGGATCGGCCTCCGGGGCTACGCGCAGAAGGACCCGCTGAAGGAATACCAGCGGGAAGGATTCGACATGTTTTCCGACCTCGTCTTCCGGATCAAGGCGGAGTCGCTCAAGCGGCTCTACCACGTGAAGGTCCAGCGGGAAGAGGAGCCCCAGAAGATCGCCCGGCAGGCGCCCGCGCCCGCCCGAAGGGTGAACCTCTCCCGCGGCGAAATCTCCCGGGCGGGGGTGACCACCCAGCGCCATGCCTCCCGGAAGATCGGGCGCAACGAGCCGTGTCCCTGCGGATCGGGGAAAAAATACAAGAAGTGCTGCGGAATGGGGGCGTGA
- the argJ gene encoding bifunctional glutamate N-acetyltransferase/amino-acid acetyltransferase ArgJ has product MIVPGFRAGGVWCGIKKGGKADLAIVASDRPCTSDVLFTRNRMAAAPVEWGRGLRSRSALRGVVANSGNANACTGKQGREAVRRISAGACRALGLRDGSLLVSSTGVIGVPLPTGKITAAIPGLCSSLSPGGIPRAGEAILTTDAYPKRGVRKVRVRGGTVTLGGIAKGAGMIAPGMGTMLAYVFTDAALRSSDLRSVFREAVALSFNRIVVDGDMSTNDTAAIFANGACGLPPLEGKDLSAFAGALSRLLLDLALMIVRDGEGATRVVRISVSGARSERDAEAAARAVATSPLVKTAVFGADLNWGRVVAAVGRSGATLTPERVEVSLAGEKVVRRGMEVDRKAERRAAPKIRKEAYGIDVDLGLGKGSYFVYFSDLGHEYVRINAGYRT; this is encoded by the coding sequence ATGATCGTCCCCGGCTTCCGGGCGGGTGGCGTCTGGTGCGGGATCAAGAAGGGGGGGAAAGCCGATCTCGCGATCGTGGCGAGCGACCGGCCGTGCACCTCCGACGTTCTCTTCACGCGGAACCGGATGGCCGCGGCGCCGGTCGAGTGGGGGAGGGGCCTTCGGTCCCGGTCGGCCCTGCGCGGCGTGGTCGCCAACAGCGGGAACGCCAACGCATGCACGGGCAAGCAGGGAAGGGAAGCGGTCCGGAGGATATCCGCGGGGGCATGCAGGGCGCTCGGCCTTCGGGACGGATCCCTTCTCGTCTCTTCCACGGGAGTGATCGGGGTGCCGCTGCCCACGGGAAAGATCACCGCGGCGATCCCCGGGCTTTGCTCCTCGCTCTCGCCCGGGGGCATTCCCCGGGCGGGGGAGGCGATCCTCACGACCGACGCCTACCCGAAGCGGGGCGTGCGCAAGGTCCGGGTTCGCGGGGGGACCGTCACCCTGGGAGGAATCGCGAAGGGGGCGGGCATGATCGCCCCCGGCATGGGAACGATGCTCGCCTACGTGTTCACGGACGCCGCCCTGCGCTCCTCCGACCTGCGATCGGTCTTCCGGGAGGCCGTGGCCCTTTCCTTCAACCGGATCGTGGTGGACGGGGACATGAGCACCAACGACACCGCCGCGATCTTCGCCAACGGCGCCTGCGGGCTCCCTCCGCTGGAGGGAAAGGATCTCTCCGCCTTCGCCGGGGCCCTGAGCCGGCTTCTGCTCGACCTGGCGCTCATGATCGTGCGCGACGGGGAGGGGGCGACGCGGGTCGTGCGGATATCCGTGTCCGGGGCGAGGAGCGAACGGGACGCGGAAGCGGCGGCCCGCGCGGTGGCGACGTCCCCGCTGGTCAAGACCGCGGTGTTCGGGGCGGACCTCAACTGGGGGCGCGTGGTCGCCGCCGTCGGGCGCTCCGGGGCTACCCTTACGCCGGAGCGGGTCGAAGTGTCCCTCGCGGGGGAGAAGGTGGTGCGCCGGGGGATGGAGGTCGACCGCAAGGCCGAGCGCAGGGCGGCCCCGAAGATCCGGAAGGAGGCGTACGGCATCGACGTGGACCTGGGCCTCGGGAAGGGGAGTTATTTCGTCTACTTCTCCGACCTGGGGCACGAATACGTCCGGATCAACGCGGGATACCGGACGTGA
- the rpsB gene encoding 30S ribosomal protein S2 encodes MANGQGSVITMKQLLEAGVHFGHQTKRWNPKMKRYIFTARNGIYIIDLQQTVKMFRTAYDFVRELASEGKTILFVGTKKQAQEAVEEEARRAGAPFVNVRWLGGMLTNFQTIRKSLDRLQKLTDMTTDGTVEKLPKKEVLQLAKERSRLEKVLGGIKDLRRVPEAIFVVDPSREEIAVLEARRLAVPIIAIVDTNCDPDLIDYIIPGNDDAIRAIKLFLGKIADAILEGKAAYQERTASAGDKETEAPEVMMALISTEEETPEKGAAGEIPAAAEE; translated from the coding sequence ATGGCAAACGGACAAGGTTCGGTCATCACGATGAAGCAGTTGCTGGAGGCGGGGGTCCACTTCGGTCACCAGACGAAGAGGTGGAACCCGAAGATGAAGAGGTACATCTTCACCGCGCGGAACGGGATCTACATCATCGACCTCCAGCAGACGGTGAAGATGTTCCGCACCGCCTACGATTTCGTCCGGGAACTGGCGTCGGAAGGGAAGACGATCCTGTTCGTGGGCACGAAGAAGCAGGCCCAGGAGGCCGTCGAGGAGGAGGCGAGGCGCGCGGGCGCCCCGTTCGTGAACGTCCGGTGGCTGGGCGGCATGCTCACCAACTTCCAGACGATCCGGAAGAGCCTCGACCGGCTCCAGAAGCTTACCGACATGACCACGGACGGCACGGTCGAGAAACTCCCCAAGAAGGAAGTGCTCCAGCTCGCCAAGGAGCGATCCCGGCTGGAGAAGGTGCTGGGTGGCATCAAGGACCTGCGCCGCGTTCCCGAAGCCATCTTCGTCGTCGACCCGTCGCGCGAGGAAATCGCGGTCCTGGAGGCGCGGCGGCTCGCGGTTCCGATCATCGCCATCGTCGACACCAACTGCGACCCGGACCTGATCGATTATATCATCCCGGGAAACGACGACGCCATCCGGGCGATCAAGCTGTTCCTCGGGAAGATCGCGGACGCGATCCTCGAGGGGAAGGCGGCATACCAGGAGAGGACGGCTTCGGCGGGGGACAAGGAGACCGAGGCTCCGGAGGTCATGATGGCGCTGATCTCCACCGAGGAGGAGACCCCGGAAAAGGGCGCAGCCGGAGAGATTCCCGCCGCCGCGGAGGAATAG
- the tsf gene encoding translation elongation factor Ts yields MQISAELVRELRDKTGAGMMDCKKALTESGGDMEAAVDVLRKKGLAAAAKKASRVASEGVVAAHIAAGSAALVEVNCETDFVAKTPEFKELTVRVAETVNGKDPKDVAEALLLPGEGGIPLGEMLNEKVAKIGEKISFRRFARFALPAGARGVLVPYIHAGGKIGVLVELLGAGADDPEFAALAKDMAMQVAAANPLYISRQDVPADVIEREKSIYREQALASGKPEKILDRITEGKLGKYYEDFCLVEQAFIKDPDRRVMDLLKETAAKRGIEVRIARFARFQVGEGLAKRSDDLAAEVAKQLNRG; encoded by the coding sequence ATGCAGATATCGGCGGAGTTGGTGCGCGAACTGCGCGATAAGACCGGCGCGGGGATGATGGACTGCAAGAAGGCCCTCACCGAATCGGGGGGGGACATGGAAGCCGCGGTGGACGTTCTGCGCAAGAAAGGCCTGGCGGCCGCCGCGAAGAAGGCGTCGAGGGTCGCCTCCGAAGGGGTCGTCGCGGCCCACATCGCCGCGGGATCCGCGGCGCTCGTCGAGGTGAACTGCGAAACCGACTTCGTTGCCAAGACCCCGGAGTTTAAGGAGTTAACGGTACGGGTCGCCGAGACGGTGAACGGGAAGGATCCGAAGGACGTCGCGGAGGCGCTGCTCCTCCCCGGAGAAGGGGGGATTCCTTTGGGCGAGATGCTGAACGAGAAGGTGGCGAAGATCGGAGAGAAGATCTCCTTCCGGCGCTTCGCGCGTTTCGCCCTGCCGGCGGGCGCCCGGGGGGTGCTCGTCCCCTATATCCACGCGGGAGGGAAGATCGGGGTCCTGGTGGAGCTCCTGGGCGCGGGGGCGGACGACCCGGAATTCGCCGCGCTCGCCAAGGACATGGCGATGCAGGTCGCCGCGGCGAACCCGCTGTATATTTCCCGGCAGGACGTGCCGGCGGATGTGATCGAGCGGGAGAAGTCGATCTATCGGGAGCAGGCGCTTGCTTCGGGCAAACCGGAGAAGATCCTGGACCGTATTACCGAGGGGAAGCTCGGGAAATACTATGAGGATTTCTGCCTGGTGGAGCAAGCGTTCATCAAGGATCCCGACCGCCGGGTAATGGACCTGCTGAAGGAGACGGCCGCGAAAAGGGGGATCGAGGTCCGCATCGCGCGGTTCGCCCGGTTCCAGGTGGGGGAGGGGCTTGCGAAGCGCTCCGACGACCTGGCGGCGGAAGTCGCGAAGCAGCTCAACCGGGGGTAA
- the pyrH gene encoding UMP kinase, producing the protein MGKPAYRRILLKLSGEALMGKQAYGIDNGILGGLSEEIREVASLGVQIALVVGGGNIFRGIQTTRKYGIDRVSADYMGMLATVINSLALQERLERDGVMTRVLSAIEMRAIAEPYIRRRAVRHLEKGRVVIFAAGTGNPYFTTDTAAALRAMEIGSDAILKATRVDGVYDKDPLIDKKARKFKEVTYIDVLKRNLKVMDATAISLCMDNNLPIVVFNLTKRGNIRKVVLGEQIGTVVRGGR; encoded by the coding sequence GTGGGAAAACCGGCGTACCGACGCATCCTTCTGAAGCTGTCGGGGGAGGCCCTGATGGGGAAGCAGGCGTACGGGATCGACAACGGGATCCTCGGGGGCCTTTCCGAGGAGATCCGGGAAGTGGCGTCCCTGGGGGTCCAGATCGCCCTCGTCGTCGGGGGCGGGAACATCTTCCGCGGCATCCAGACCACACGGAAGTACGGAATCGACCGCGTCTCCGCCGACTACATGGGGATGCTTGCGACCGTCATCAACAGCCTGGCGCTGCAGGAGAGGCTGGAGCGTGACGGCGTGATGACGCGTGTCCTTTCCGCCATCGAGATGCGGGCGATCGCCGAGCCGTACATCCGGCGTCGCGCCGTGCGCCACCTCGAGAAAGGCAGGGTGGTCATCTTCGCCGCGGGTACCGGCAACCCGTATTTCACGACGGACACCGCCGCCGCACTGCGGGCGATGGAGATCGGCTCGGACGCCATCTTGAAGGCCACCCGGGTCGACGGCGTCTACGACAAGGACCCGCTGATCGACAAGAAAGCCAGGAAGTTCAAGGAAGTGACCTACATCGACGTTCTGAAGAGAAACCTCAAGGTGATGGACGCCACGGCGATCTCCCTGTGCATGGACAACAACCTCCCGATCGTCGTCTTCAACCTGACGAAGAGAGGGAACATCCGGAAGGTGGTCCTGGGGGAGCAGATCGGCACCGTGGTCCGGGGAGGTCGGTAG
- the frr gene encoding ribosome recycling factor — translation MEALFKDTGGKMARSIEAFKKDLGKIRTGRASFALLDGIKVDYYGTPTPLPQVGTLSVPESRMITVTPWDTKMVGPIEKAIQASGLGLNPSNDGKMVRIPIPPLTEERRKDLVKVVKKMAEDARIAVRNIRRESLEKVKEREKKKEISEDEMKRWQDRVQKETDSYVKKIDEILKAKEQEIMEV, via the coding sequence GTGGAAGCCCTTTTCAAGGACACGGGCGGAAAGATGGCGAGAAGCATCGAGGCCTTCAAGAAGGACCTGGGGAAGATCCGGACGGGGAGAGCGTCCTTTGCCCTCCTGGACGGGATCAAGGTGGACTATTACGGGACGCCCACCCCCCTCCCGCAGGTGGGAACCCTGTCGGTCCCGGAAAGCCGGATGATCACGGTCACGCCCTGGGACACCAAGATGGTGGGCCCGATCGAGAAGGCGATCCAGGCGAGCGGCCTGGGACTGAACCCCTCGAACGACGGGAAGATGGTGCGCATTCCCATCCCCCCCCTGACCGAGGAGCGGCGCAAGGACCTCGTCAAGGTGGTGAAGAAGATGGCCGAGGACGCGCGGATCGCGGTCCGGAACATCCGGCGCGAGTCCCTGGAGAAGGTCAAGGAAAGGGAAAAGAAGAAGGAGATTTCCGAGGACGAGATGAAACGGTGGCAGGACCGTGTCCAGAAGGAGACGGACAGCTACGTGAAGAAGATCGACGAGATCCTGAAGGCGAAGGAACAGGAGATCATGGAGGTCTGA
- a CDS encoding 4Fe-4S binding protein, whose amino-acid sequence MAVVINDECTACGTCLDTCPVGAIAEGEKYRVTDACTDCLACVDSCPTGAIVQN is encoded by the coding sequence ATGGCTGTCGTAATCAATGACGAATGCACCGCCTGCGGAACCTGTCTGGACACCTGCCCCGTTGGGGCGATCGCCGAGGGCGAGAAATACCGGGTGACCGATGCATGCACCGATTGCCTTGCCTGCGTCGATTCCTGCCCTACCGGAGCGATCGTCCAGAACTAG